One part of the Roseomonas gilardii genome encodes these proteins:
- a CDS encoding M20/M25/M40 family metallo-hydrolase, translating to MNDLSQPAMPPALRGALVSASGQEVAGEVSRLLTGEAFRKADAFVRQDHDRTVEEIIRIAEIASPPFGEAKRAAAYMEMLRAQGLADVARDAEGNVTALRPGTDPEAGLVVICSHLDTVFPEGTDVAVKREGTVLRGPGVGDNSRGLAVKLAILRALDAAGLRTRAGILVLASVGEEGAGDLRGVKSFFREHPLRDRVAAFIAVDSLETARLTIGAVGSKRYRVSFRGPGGHSFGAFGLVNPVFALARAADDLSRIRVPAVPRTTFSIGKIGGGTSINAIPEEAWMEVDLRSESAEALAALEERFLATLPQAAADEDAARDVKRGGIQVEVRQVGDRPAGTTPREARIVRLAEAVIAARGYAPKLEASSTDSNIPISLGIPAVTVASGGTGGRAHSLEEWIDVAPEESAKGIATALGVIVSVAGLAG from the coding sequence ATGAACGACCTGTCCCAACCCGCCATGCCGCCCGCGCTGCGGGGGGCCCTGGTCTCGGCCAGCGGGCAGGAGGTCGCGGGCGAGGTGTCGCGCCTGCTGACCGGGGAGGCCTTCCGCAAGGCGGATGCCTTCGTGCGCCAGGATCATGACCGCACGGTGGAGGAGATCATCCGCATCGCCGAAATCGCCTCCCCGCCCTTCGGCGAGGCGAAGCGGGCGGCGGCCTATATGGAGATGTTGCGGGCCCAGGGGCTCGCGGATGTGGCGCGGGATGCGGAGGGCAACGTTACCGCGCTGCGTCCCGGCACCGATCCGGAGGCCGGGCTGGTGGTGATCTGCTCGCATCTCGACACGGTCTTCCCGGAGGGGACGGACGTGGCCGTCAAGCGCGAGGGCACGGTGCTGCGCGGGCCGGGGGTTGGCGACAACAGCCGTGGCCTCGCCGTGAAGCTCGCCATCCTGCGCGCGCTGGACGCGGCGGGCCTCCGGACCAGGGCGGGCATCCTGGTGCTGGCCTCGGTGGGCGAGGAAGGGGCGGGCGACCTGCGCGGGGTGAAGAGCTTTTTCCGCGAGCATCCGCTGCGCGACCGGGTGGCGGCCTTCATCGCGGTGGACAGCCTGGAGACGGCACGGCTGACCATCGGGGCGGTGGGCAGCAAGCGCTACCGCGTCAGCTTCCGTGGGCCGGGCGGGCATTCCTTCGGCGCCTTCGGGCTGGTGAACCCGGTCTTCGCCCTGGCGCGGGCGGCGGACGACCTGTCGCGCATCCGCGTGCCGGCGGTGCCGCGCACCACCTTCTCCATCGGCAAGATCGGCGGAGGCACCTCGATCAACGCCATCCCGGAGGAGGCCTGGATGGAGGTGGACCTGCGCTCCGAATCCGCGGAGGCGCTGGCGGCGCTGGAGGAGCGTTTCCTGGCCACGCTGCCGCAGGCGGCGGCGGACGAGGACGCGGCGCGCGACGTGAAGCGCGGCGGCATCCAGGTGGAGGTGAGGCAGGTGGGCGACCGCCCGGCGGGGACGACGCCGCGCGAGGCGCGGATCGTGCGGCTGGCGGAGGCGGTGATCGCGGCGCGGGGCTATGCGCCAAAGCTGGAGGCATCCTCGACCGACAGCAACATCCCGATCAGCCTGGGGATTCCCGCCGTCACCGTGGCCTCGGGCGGCACGGGCGGGCGGGCGCATTCGCTGGAGGAGTGGATCGACGTGGCGCCGGAAGAGAGCGCGAAGGGGATCGCCACGGCGCTGGGCGTCATCGTGTCGGTGGCCGGCCTGGCCGGGTAA